One genomic window of Acidobacteriota bacterium includes the following:
- a CDS encoding CvpA family protein, producing MNLLDLVFILVLVGSVVLAMFKGLFKELVSIAALVVGVIVAGQLYRQGARLLAPWMGESELRSALGFLVVFFGILLAAGLIMFIVDRILKFTHLKWIDRLLGGLFGLLRGWLVCAVIVLAMTACGWQVARLRKSGLAPYLLMTARAAILLVPAQLRQEFEATYRSIYRGWLDEMPGYRPAADDNGTDSPKTP from the coding sequence GTGAATCTGCTCGACCTGGTGTTCATCCTCGTGCTGGTGGGCTCGGTGGTGCTGGCCATGTTCAAAGGGCTGTTCAAGGAACTGGTCTCGATCGCGGCCCTCGTCGTCGGCGTGATCGTCGCGGGGCAGCTGTACCGGCAGGGGGCGCGGCTGCTGGCGCCTTGGATGGGTGAGTCCGAGCTGCGGTCCGCCCTCGGGTTTCTGGTGGTGTTCTTCGGCATTCTGCTGGCGGCCGGGCTGATCATGTTCATCGTGGACCGCATCCTGAAGTTCACCCATCTGAAGTGGATCGACCGGCTGCTGGGCGGGCTGTTCGGGCTGTTGCGCGGCTGGCTGGTCTGCGCGGTGATCGTTCTGGCGATGACCGCGTGCGGCTGGCAGGTGGCTCGCCTGCGGAAATCCGGACTGGCGCCGTACCTGCTCATGACCGCCCGCGCCGCGATCCTGCTGGTGCCGGCGCAGCTGCGACAGGAATTCGAAGCCACCTACAGAAGCATTTATCGCGGCTGGCTCGATGAGATGCCGGGGTACCGTCCGGCGGCGGACGACAACGGGACGGATTCCCCGAAAACCCCTTGA